Proteins from one Niallia circulans genomic window:
- a CDS encoding CPBP family intramembrane glutamic endopeptidase, translating into MNKEKYFKVLNQLTDKELVKHLYITQIILIILSAGLGIFVFHMDDFSSLLSFKWSYVLAGISVGAAVVLMDIIFMKYIPSKYHDDGGLNKRIFRQKHPLHIAVIAAVVSVSEEILFRGVIQTNLGLLAASIIFAVVHYRYLFNWFLFINIIFISLIIGYLYVWTGSLLATIIMHFTIDFFLGLLIRYKVFD; encoded by the coding sequence ATGAATAAGGAAAAATACTTTAAAGTATTGAATCAATTGACTGACAAAGAGCTTGTTAAGCACTTATATATTACCCAAATTATTTTAATTATTCTTTCAGCAGGATTAGGCATATTTGTTTTTCATATGGACGATTTTAGTTCCTTGTTGTCCTTCAAATGGTCATACGTACTAGCAGGAATTAGTGTAGGTGCTGCAGTCGTTCTCATGGATATAATATTTATGAAATATATTCCTAGTAAATATCATGATGATGGTGGGTTAAATAAGCGGATATTTCGTCAAAAACATCCATTGCATATCGCCGTAATTGCGGCGGTTGTTAGCGTAAGTGAGGAAATTTTATTTCGAGGTGTTATCCAAACCAATCTCGGATTATTAGCAGCAAGTATAATCTTTGCAGTCGTTCACTATCGTTATTTATTTAATTGGTTTCTTTTTATAAACATTATTTTTATAAGTTTAATTATCGGTTATTTATATGTATGGACAGGAAGTCTGTTAGCAACAATTATTATGCATTTTACAATTGACTTTTTCCTTGGCCTGTTGATTAGATACAAGGTTTTTGACTAG